A single window of Streptomyces griseoviridis DNA harbors:
- a CDS encoding L,D-transpeptidase, translating to MTTPDIAARRALGACAVLMVGALTLTACGGNANANSGKGDGKGGQGSSKTSSATIAISAKDGSTSASINSTGVKVSGGKLTDVKMTVAGSGKAVAGEISANGGSWKPAEQLERGTKYQISATAKDAQGRTAAANSIFTTVTSASSFIGTYTPDDGTTVGVGMPVSFTFDKAISDKKDVQSHITVTSSSGQKVVGHWFGEQRLDFRPEEYWKAGSKVTTKIDLDGVEGANGVFGVQKKSFTFTVGRAQVSTVDVNTQTMTVVRDGSTLKSIPISSGSAQHTTYNGQMVISEKFRQTRMNSQTVGLGGEYDIPDVPDAMRLTTSGTFIHGNYWYNKANPPFGREGTSHGCIGLADAQGAQSDTPAHWFFDNSLVGDVVVVKNSPDKTVPPDNGLNGWNMAWSEWVAGSAV from the coding sequence GTGACAACGCCGGACATAGCAGCGCGGCGCGCGCTGGGGGCCTGTGCCGTCCTGATGGTCGGCGCCCTCACCCTCACCGCCTGCGGTGGCAACGCCAACGCGAACTCCGGCAAGGGTGACGGCAAGGGCGGCCAGGGGTCGTCCAAGACGTCGTCGGCGACGATCGCCATCTCGGCCAAGGACGGCTCGACGAGCGCGTCGATCAACTCGACCGGCGTGAAGGTCAGCGGCGGCAAGCTGACCGACGTGAAGATGACGGTGGCCGGGAGCGGGAAGGCCGTCGCCGGGGAGATATCCGCGAACGGCGGGAGCTGGAAGCCCGCGGAGCAGTTGGAGCGCGGGACGAAGTACCAGATCTCGGCGACGGCGAAGGACGCCCAGGGGCGTACCGCGGCGGCCAACTCCATCTTCACGACGGTCACTTCGGCCAGCAGTTTCATAGGGACGTACACGCCGGACGACGGGACGACGGTCGGCGTGGGGATGCCGGTGTCGTTCACCTTCGACAAGGCGATCTCCGACAAGAAGGACGTGCAGTCGCACATCACGGTCACTTCCAGCAGCGGCCAGAAGGTGGTCGGGCACTGGTTCGGGGAGCAGCGGCTCGACTTCCGGCCCGAGGAGTACTGGAAGGCCGGCTCGAAGGTCACGACGAAGATCGACCTGGACGGCGTCGAGGGCGCGAACGGCGTCTTCGGGGTGCAGAAGAAGTCGTTCACGTTCACCGTCGGGCGGGCGCAGGTCTCCACGGTCGACGTGAACACGCAGACCATGACGGTCGTCCGGGACGGCTCGACGCTCAAGTCGATCCCGATCTCGTCGGGCAGCGCCCAGCACACCACGTACAACGGGCAGATGGTGATCTCGGAGAAGTTCCGGCAGACGCGGATGAACAGCCAGACCGTCGGCCTGGGCGGCGAGTACGACATACCGGATGTGCCGGACGCGATGCGCCTGACCACCTCGGGGACCTTCATCCACGGCAACTACTGGTACAACAAGGCCAATCCGCCGTTCGGCCGCGAGGGCACGAGCCACGGCTGCATCGGGCTCGCGGACGCGCAGGGCGCGCAGAGCGACACCCCCGCGCACTGGTTCTTCGACAACTCGCTCGTCGGGGACGTCGTGGTCGTCAAGAACTCCCCCGACAAGACGGTGCCGCCGGACAACGGCCTCAACGGGTGGAACATGGCGTGGAGCGAGTGGGTCGCGGGCAGCGCGGTGTGA
- a CDS encoding DUF6227 family protein has translation MSVPYETAAHEPPESPESPEEHLARLLGRALNSFELPDETIRRLDCALAHDSSLHSAHHSAGRHRETYRHTWLLADGTALTLWELVHDTASTREVQHEVYVDEEELRTATARLPLPPDAPDFELPVTVHLSPLPEPRHTYVPDDSADHARRLLRRAENGDRPGAETAALLTTAFAHQITQAFGRSCRAGRAGLCFSLYEHAFLLDDGSEISLWEVEHTATPDGRHMCEVYVSEDAARDAMERRATQVF, from the coding sequence TTGAGCGTTCCGTACGAGACGGCAGCGCACGAACCACCCGAGTCGCCCGAGTCTCCGGAGGAGCACCTCGCGCGACTGCTCGGCCGTGCGCTGAATTCTTTCGAGCTGCCCGACGAGACGATAAGGCGGCTGGACTGCGCGCTGGCGCACGACAGTTCGCTGCACTCCGCGCACCACAGCGCGGGCCGGCACCGGGAGACGTACCGGCACACCTGGCTGCTCGCCGACGGCACCGCGCTGACCCTCTGGGAGCTGGTGCACGATACGGCGTCGACCCGCGAGGTCCAGCACGAGGTGTACGTCGACGAGGAGGAGCTGCGCACCGCCACCGCGCGCCTGCCCCTGCCGCCGGACGCGCCGGACTTCGAACTGCCGGTGACGGTCCATCTCTCGCCGCTCCCCGAGCCCCGGCACACCTATGTGCCGGACGACTCGGCGGACCACGCGCGTCGTCTGCTGCGGCGCGCGGAGAACGGCGACCGGCCGGGCGCGGAGACGGCCGCCCTGCTGACGACCGCGTTCGCGCACCAGATCACGCAGGCCTTCGGGCGCTCCTGCCGGGCGGGCCGGGCGGGCTTATGTTTCTCGCTCTACGAGCACGCGTTCCTGCTGGACGACGGCTCGGAGATCTCCCTGTGGGAGGTCGAGCACACGGCGACGCCCGACGGGCGGCACATGTGCGAGGTGTACGTGAGCGAGGACGCGGCCCGGGACGCCATGGAACGACGGGCCACACAGGTCTTCTGA
- a CDS encoding PTS fructose transporter subunit IIABC, protein MSEMITADLVDLDLSADTKEAAARALAERMVAKGRVTDLDGFLADVAAREAQMPTGLDGGIGIPHCRSAHVTEPTLAFGRSADGVDFGAPDGPADLIFLIAAPAGADDAHLTILSSLARQLMNAEFTTALRSAQDAETATALIRGDARTDTASSADTASSAADVGTQGDAGAEGTSENTAASPGAASAGAAAGSTAETETAATATSTAEETSTAEETATAATSAESEAPASPASPASPSAARPFRIVAVTSCPTGIAHTYMAAESLENAGRDAGVEVVVETQGSAGFTRLDPAVIAAADGVIFAHDVPVRDKDRFAGKPTVDVGVKAGINRPGALISEVQEKAERGEATGGTAPTPVERSGDTAEGYGTKLRKWLMSGVSYMVPFVAAGGLLIALGFAIGGYQINKAPSVMDHFVWTQTDSWAALLFQIGGVAFGFLIPVLAGYIAYGMADRPGLVPGFVGGAIALTINAGFLGALAAGLIAGGVVMAIQRARIPAALRGIMPVVVIPLISSAIVGFLMFVVIGKPIASAQKAMTDWLNGLTGSNAILLGALLGLMMCFDLGGPVNKVAYTFATAGIAVASPSDSAMKIMAAVMAAGMVPPLAMALATTVRGKLFNRTERENGKAAWVLGASFITEGAIPFAAADPLRVIPSSMVGGAITGGLSMAFGATLRAPHGGIFVVPLIGNPFLYLIAIAAGVCVTTALVVVLKSTRRQAPGGSADDAGGATAEKRQPIAA, encoded by the coding sequence ATGAGCGAGATGATCACCGCGGACCTGGTCGATCTCGACCTGTCCGCCGACACCAAGGAAGCGGCGGCGCGCGCCCTCGCCGAGCGCATGGTGGCCAAGGGCCGGGTGACCGACCTCGACGGCTTCCTCGCCGACGTGGCCGCCCGCGAGGCCCAGATGCCCACCGGCCTCGACGGCGGCATCGGCATCCCGCACTGCCGCAGCGCGCACGTCACCGAGCCGACCCTCGCCTTCGGCCGCAGCGCCGACGGCGTCGACTTCGGTGCGCCGGACGGCCCCGCCGACCTGATCTTCCTGATCGCCGCCCCGGCGGGCGCCGACGACGCCCACCTCACCATCCTGTCCTCGCTGGCCCGACAGCTCATGAACGCCGAGTTCACGACGGCGCTGCGATCGGCACAGGACGCGGAGACGGCGACGGCCCTGATCCGCGGCGACGCGCGGACCGACACGGCGAGCAGCGCCGACACCGCGAGCAGCGCCGCCGACGTTGGCACCCAGGGCGACGCGGGTGCCGAGGGCACCTCGGAGAACACCGCTGCGTCGCCGGGGGCGGCCTCCGCCGGCGCCGCAGCGGGCAGCACGGCGGAGACGGAGACGGCGGCGACGGCGACGAGTACGGCGGAGGAGACGAGTACGGCGGAGGAGACGGCGACGGCGGCGACTTCCGCGGAGTCCGAGGCCCCTGCCTCCCCCGCTTCCCCCGCCTCCCCGTCCGCCGCGCGTCCCTTCCGTATCGTCGCGGTCACCTCCTGCCCCACCGGCATCGCCCACACCTACATGGCCGCCGAGTCGCTGGAGAACGCGGGCCGGGACGCGGGCGTCGAGGTCGTCGTCGAGACGCAGGGGTCAGCCGGATTCACCCGGCTCGACCCGGCCGTCATCGCGGCGGCGGACGGCGTGATCTTCGCCCATGACGTGCCGGTGCGCGACAAGGACCGCTTCGCCGGGAAGCCCACCGTCGACGTCGGCGTGAAGGCCGGCATCAACCGCCCAGGCGCCCTCATCTCCGAGGTCCAGGAGAAGGCGGAGCGCGGCGAGGCGACCGGCGGCACGGCACCCACGCCGGTCGAACGCTCCGGTGACACCGCCGAGGGCTACGGCACCAAGCTGCGCAAGTGGCTGATGTCCGGCGTGAGTTACATGGTCCCGTTCGTCGCGGCGGGCGGTCTGCTGATCGCCCTCGGCTTCGCGATCGGCGGCTACCAGATCAACAAGGCGCCGTCGGTCATGGACCACTTCGTGTGGACCCAGACCGACAGCTGGGCCGCGCTGCTCTTCCAGATCGGCGGCGTCGCCTTCGGCTTCCTGATCCCGGTCCTGGCCGGCTACATCGCGTACGGCATGGCGGACCGGCCGGGGCTCGTCCCGGGGTTCGTCGGCGGCGCCATCGCCCTCACCATCAACGCCGGTTTCCTCGGCGCCCTCGCGGCCGGTCTGATCGCCGGTGGCGTGGTGATGGCGATCCAGAGGGCCAGGATCCCGGCGGCACTGCGCGGCATCATGCCGGTGGTGGTGATCCCGCTGATCTCCTCGGCGATCGTCGGATTCCTGATGTTCGTCGTCATCGGCAAGCCCATCGCCTCCGCCCAGAAGGCGATGACCGACTGGCTGAACGGCCTCACCGGCTCCAACGCCATCCTCCTCGGCGCGCTGCTCGGCCTGATGATGTGCTTCGACCTCGGCGGACCCGTCAACAAGGTCGCGTACACCTTCGCCACCGCCGGTATCGCGGTCGCCAGCCCCAGTGACTCCGCGATGAAGATCATGGCCGCGGTCATGGCGGCCGGCATGGTCCCGCCGCTGGCGATGGCGCTGGCCACGACCGTCAGGGGCAAGCTGTTCAACCGCACCGAGCGCGAGAACGGCAAGGCCGCCTGGGTTCTGGGCGCCTCCTTCATCACGGAGGGCGCCATCCCGTTCGCGGCGGCCGACCCGCTGCGCGTCATCCCGTCCTCGATGGTCGGCGGCGCGATCACTGGCGGCCTGTCGATGGCCTTCGGCGCCACCCTGCGCGCCCCGCACGGCGGCATCTTCGTGGTCCCGCTGATCGGCAACCCGTTCCTCTACCTGATCGCCATCGCGGCGGGCGTCTGTGTCACGACGGCCTTGGTCGTCGTCCTCAAGAGCACCCGGCGCCAGGCTCCGGGCGGATCGGCGGACGACGCGGGCGGCGCGACGGCGGAGAAGAGGCAGCCGATCGCCGCGTGA
- the pfkB gene encoding 1-phosphofructokinase yields MILTVTPNPSLDRTYEVPSLDRGEVIRATGERMDPGGKGVNVSRAVNAAGRRTVAVLPLGGAPGALVAELLDAQGIEVAPVPVAGATRSNIALAEADGVLTKINAPGPELSPAEQELLLETVRVHSRDADWIACCGSLPRGLAPAWYADVVARAHAGGARIALDTSGRALLEALRERPDVVKPNAEELAEAVGRPLTTVGDAVKAAEELRGMGARAVLASLGADGQLLVDDAGTWFAGARVDTVRSNVGAGDSSLAGFLIAGGSGPDALASAVAHGAAAVQLPGSVMPTPADLDPAAVTVTTAVPLDRALTEPVP; encoded by the coding sequence ATGATCCTCACCGTCACCCCCAATCCGTCCCTCGACCGCACCTACGAGGTCCCCTCGCTCGACCGCGGCGAGGTCATCCGCGCCACCGGCGAACGCATGGACCCCGGCGGCAAGGGCGTCAACGTCTCGCGCGCCGTCAACGCGGCCGGACGGCGCACGGTCGCCGTCCTGCCCCTCGGTGGTGCGCCGGGCGCGCTCGTCGCCGAACTGCTCGACGCGCAGGGCATCGAGGTCGCCCCCGTGCCGGTCGCCGGAGCCACCCGCTCCAACATCGCCCTCGCCGAGGCGGACGGCGTCCTCACCAAGATCAACGCGCCGGGCCCCGAACTGAGCCCCGCCGAACAGGAACTCCTCCTGGAGACGGTCCGCGTCCACTCCCGCGACGCCGACTGGATCGCCTGCTGCGGCAGCCTCCCCCGGGGGCTCGCACCGGCCTGGTACGCCGACGTCGTCGCGCGGGCACACGCGGGCGGAGCGCGGATCGCCCTCGACACCTCCGGGCGCGCTCTCCTCGAAGCGCTGCGCGAACGGCCCGACGTGGTCAAGCCCAACGCCGAGGAACTCGCGGAAGCCGTCGGACGCCCCCTCACGACCGTGGGCGACGCCGTCAAGGCCGCCGAGGAGTTGCGCGGGATGGGCGCGCGCGCCGTCCTCGCGAGCCTGGGCGCCGACGGCCAGCTCCTCGTCGACGACGCCGGCACCTGGTTCGCCGGCGCCCGCGTCGACACCGTCCGCAGCAACGTCGGCGCCGGCGACTCCTCCCTCGCCGGCTTCCTCATCGCCGGCGGCAGCGGGCCCGACGCCCTCGCCTCCGCCGTGGCGCACGGCGCCGCCGCCGTCCAACTGCCGGGCAGCGTCATGCCCACCCCGGCCGACCTCGACCCCGCGGCGGTGACGGTCACGACGGCCGTCCCCCTCGACCGCGCCCTGACGGAACCGGTGCCATGA
- a CDS encoding DeoR/GlpR family DNA-binding transcription regulator, with the protein MYAPERQQEILRLARDGGRVDVVSLAEEFQVTAETIRRDLKALDRAGLLRRVHGGAIPAGRLGFEPDLTEREGTAADEKDRVAQAAVAELPTDGTLILDAGTTVARLAAAIPLESSLTVVTHSLPIAARLADHPGIQLHLVGGRVRHRTRAAVDAWALRAYGEIRADVLFVAANGFSAEHGLTTPDLAEAAVKTAAMAAARRVVLLADSTKHGQEHFARFGDLNDVDLLITDSGLSPDDAAVIERGGTEVVRA; encoded by the coding sequence ATGTACGCACCCGAGCGTCAGCAGGAAATCCTGCGGCTCGCCCGCGACGGCGGCCGGGTGGACGTGGTGTCGCTCGCCGAGGAGTTCCAGGTGACCGCGGAGACCATCCGCCGCGACCTGAAGGCCCTCGACCGCGCCGGACTGCTGCGCCGGGTGCACGGCGGCGCCATCCCGGCCGGCCGCCTCGGCTTCGAGCCCGACCTCACCGAACGCGAGGGCACCGCCGCCGACGAGAAGGACCGCGTCGCGCAGGCCGCCGTCGCCGAACTCCCCACCGACGGCACCCTCATCCTCGACGCCGGTACGACGGTGGCGCGACTCGCCGCCGCCATCCCGCTGGAGTCCTCCCTCACCGTCGTCACCCACAGCCTCCCGATCGCCGCCCGGCTCGCCGACCACCCCGGCATCCAGCTCCACCTGGTCGGCGGCCGGGTACGGCACCGCACCCGGGCCGCCGTCGACGCCTGGGCGCTGCGCGCGTACGGCGAGATCCGGGCGGACGTCCTCTTCGTCGCCGCCAACGGCTTCTCCGCCGAGCACGGCCTCACCACCCCCGACCTCGCCGAGGCCGCCGTCAAGACCGCGGCCATGGCGGCGGCCAGGCGCGTGGTGCTGCTCGCCGACTCCACCAAGCACGGCCAGGAGCACTTCGCCCGCTTCGGTGACCTGAACGACGTGGACCTGCTGATCACCGACAGCGGGCTGAGCCCGGACGACGCCGCCGTCATCGAACGCGGCGGCACGGAAGTAGTACGCGCATGA
- a CDS encoding MFS transporter: MTSPETPAEMVAAPVTPPADVPVDPPADATDRRRWFALAIVMTAAFMDLVDVTIVNIAIPSIERDTGATFSQIQWITAGYALAFAAGLITGGRLGDIHGRKRLFLLGIGGFTVASALCGFAANPEMLVASRILQGAMAAMMVPQVLSIVHATFPAHERGKVFGLFGAIVGLGAVSGPLLGALLTEWNLFGLEWRPIFLINLPVGVVGLILGSRFITESKAPRALRLDLVGVALVTLGLLMLLYPLTRGEELDWPLWGYASMAGALGVFAALVAYERRKAARDGSPLIELSLFKVKSFAAGIAVQTVFGIGLGIFFLVWTLYMQVGLGWSALRAGLTGVPFSIAVSTAAALSVQKLVPRFGRGVLQAGALLMGLGVLSYLWEAGHYGLGITSWQMALPLVVMGVGMGLIVAPLTDAVLSGVPREHAGSASGLINTVQQMGNALGLGLVSVVFFGEIGDRLTPAQMGPAFVDAFQNALGWVAVVMAAIFVLMFALPKRPAQHLEGAGTDEPGGPDVADRLDEMDGMDGTAGSADTAVTTGAAGVPA, from the coding sequence ATGACTTCACCCGAGACCCCTGCGGAGATGGTCGCCGCACCGGTCACCCCGCCCGCCGACGTGCCCGTCGACCCGCCCGCCGACGCCACGGACCGGCGGCGCTGGTTCGCTCTCGCGATCGTGATGACGGCCGCTTTCATGGACCTCGTCGACGTCACGATCGTCAACATAGCCATCCCGTCGATCGAACGGGACACGGGCGCCACCTTCAGCCAGATCCAGTGGATAACCGCCGGCTACGCGCTCGCCTTCGCGGCCGGGCTCATCACCGGCGGACGCCTGGGTGATATTCACGGACGCAAACGCCTGTTCCTGCTCGGTATCGGCGGGTTCACGGTCGCCTCCGCGCTCTGCGGCTTCGCCGCCAACCCCGAGATGCTGGTCGCCTCACGCATCCTCCAGGGCGCCATGGCGGCGATGATGGTCCCGCAGGTCCTGTCGATCGTGCACGCCACCTTCCCCGCGCACGAGCGCGGCAAGGTCTTCGGCCTCTTCGGCGCGATCGTCGGCCTGGGCGCGGTCTCCGGGCCGCTGCTCGGCGCGCTGCTGACGGAGTGGAACCTCTTCGGCCTCGAATGGCGCCCGATCTTCCTGATCAACCTGCCGGTCGGCGTCGTCGGACTGATCCTCGGCAGCCGGTTCATCACCGAGTCGAAGGCGCCCCGCGCCCTCCGCCTCGACCTGGTGGGCGTCGCGCTCGTCACCCTCGGACTGCTGATGCTGCTCTACCCGCTGACCCGCGGCGAGGAGCTGGACTGGCCGCTGTGGGGCTACGCGTCGATGGCGGGCGCGCTCGGCGTCTTCGCGGCGCTGGTGGCGTACGAGCGGCGCAAGGCGGCGCGGGACGGCTCCCCGCTGATCGAGCTGTCCCTCTTCAAGGTCAAGAGCTTCGCCGCGGGCATCGCCGTCCAGACCGTCTTCGGCATCGGGCTCGGCATCTTCTTCCTGGTGTGGACCCTGTACATGCAGGTCGGCCTCGGCTGGAGCGCGCTGCGGGCCGGGCTGACCGGCGTGCCGTTCTCGATCGCCGTCTCCACGGCCGCCGCGCTGTCCGTGCAGAAGCTGGTGCCGCGCTTCGGACGCGGGGTGCTCCAGGCGGGCGCGCTGCTGATGGGCCTCGGCGTGCTGTCCTACCTCTGGGAGGCCGGCCACTACGGGCTCGGCATCACCTCCTGGCAGATGGCGCTGCCGCTGGTCGTGATGGGCGTCGGCATGGGCCTGATCGTCGCGCCGCTGACGGACGCCGTCCTGTCGGGCGTCCCGCGCGAGCACGCCGGGTCCGCCTCGGGGCTCATCAACACCGTGCAGCAGATGGGCAACGCGCTCGGACTCGGCCTGGTGTCCGTGGTCTTCTTCGGCGAGATCGGCGACCGGCTGACCCCGGCCCAGATGGGCCCCGCCTTCGTGGACGCCTTCCAGAACGCGCTGGGCTGGGTGGCCGTGGTGATGGCCGCGATCTTCGTCCTGATGTTCGCGCTGCCGAAGCGCCCGGCCCAGCACCTGGAGGGCGCCGGGACGGACGAGCCGGGCGGGCCGGATGTGGCGGACAGGTTGGACGAGATGGACGGGATGGATGGGACGGCTGGTTCCGCGGACACGGCGGTGACGACGGGAGCGGCCGGCGTGCCCGCCTGA
- a CDS encoding helix-turn-helix transcriptional regulator yields the protein MTTDTPARLLQLLSLLQTPREWPGGELADRLGVSRRTVRRDIDRLRELGYPVQASKGADGGYRLVAGKAMPPLVLDDEEAVAIAVGLRAGAGHALEGVDEASVRALAKLEQVLPSRLRHRVSTLQAATTPLTSGDGASISPETLTVMASTVAGRERLRFAYRAGDGTASHRVTEPYRLVSTGRRWYLVAYDLDRADWRTFRVDRVSDPFATGARFTPRELPTGSAAEFLRRSMRGLHESYVFAATFAAPADRLPSWLGSPEPLGATHCRVSATTDDAPRWLAVKLAMLGHEFTVHEPEELKDAIRELAGRLTRAVTEPS from the coding sequence ATGACGACCGACACTCCGGCGCGGCTCCTCCAGCTCCTCTCGCTCCTCCAGACGCCCCGCGAATGGCCGGGCGGCGAGCTGGCCGACCGGCTCGGCGTCTCCCGGCGCACGGTCCGCCGCGACATCGACCGGCTGCGTGAACTGGGCTATCCCGTCCAGGCGTCGAAGGGCGCGGACGGCGGCTACCGGCTGGTCGCGGGCAAGGCGATGCCCCCGCTCGTCCTGGACGACGAGGAGGCGGTGGCCATCGCGGTCGGGCTGCGCGCGGGGGCGGGGCACGCGCTGGAGGGGGTCGACGAGGCGTCCGTGCGCGCCCTCGCCAAGCTGGAGCAGGTGCTGCCGTCCCGGCTGCGCCACCGCGTCTCCACCCTCCAGGCCGCGACGACGCCGCTGACCAGCGGGGACGGCGCGAGCATCTCCCCCGAGACGCTCACCGTCATGGCGTCGACGGTCGCCGGGCGGGAGCGGCTGCGGTTCGCCTACCGGGCCGGGGACGGCACCGCGTCGCACCGGGTCACCGAGCCGTACCGGCTGGTGTCGACGGGCCGGCGCTGGTACCTCGTCGCGTACGACCTCGACCGGGCCGACTGGCGCACCTTCCGCGTCGACCGGGTCAGCGACCCCTTCGCCACCGGCGCCCGCTTCACCCCTCGCGAGCTGCCGACGGGCAGCGCGGCGGAGTTCCTGCGGCGCTCGATGCGGGGCCTGCACGAGTCCTACGTCTTCGCGGCCACGTTCGCGGCACCCGCCGACCGCCTCCCGAGCTGGCTGGGCAGCCCCGAGCCGCTGGGCGCGACCCACTGCCGGGTCAGCGCCACGACCGACGACGCCCCGCGGTGGCTCGCGGTCAAGCTCGCCATGCTGGGCCACGAGTTCACGGTCCACGAACCGGAGGAACTGAAGGACGCGATAAGGGAGTTGGCGGGCCGCCTGACGAGAGCGGTGACGGAACCCTCCTGA
- a CDS encoding TetR/AcrR family transcriptional regulator has protein sequence MEIARAAAGLFVRQGLRATRAEDIARAAGIAPRTFYRYFATKEEAVAPLYAAGAERWAEAVRTAPADLTVPEALAHAVRYTFTPGAGVSAASWQLVRTLIRLTDSSPALARVWAEVCLESEERLVEVLAQRLRRGSADDGSGGSGGAEGGDNVGNGELRFAAAVAGAVVRVAVESWAADESPASGAAGPAAGALRNLESLRGFGWGSAEGPATPAGGERASGSSATSAEGEG, from the coding sequence ATCGAGATCGCCCGCGCGGCGGCCGGACTGTTCGTACGGCAGGGGCTGCGGGCCACCCGCGCCGAGGACATCGCGCGGGCCGCGGGGATCGCCCCGCGCACCTTCTACCGGTACTTCGCGACCAAGGAGGAGGCCGTCGCCCCGCTCTACGCGGCCGGCGCGGAACGCTGGGCGGAGGCGGTCCGCACGGCCCCCGCCGACCTGACGGTCCCGGAGGCGCTGGCGCACGCGGTCCGGTACACGTTCACGCCGGGCGCCGGGGTCTCCGCGGCCTCCTGGCAGCTCGTGCGCACCCTGATCCGGCTGACCGACAGCAGCCCGGCGCTGGCCCGGGTCTGGGCGGAGGTCTGCCTTGAGTCGGAGGAACGGCTCGTCGAGGTGCTGGCCCAGCGCCTGCGCCGGGGGAGCGCCGATGACGGCAGCGGTGGTTCCGGGGGTGCGGAGGGCGGCGACAACGTTGGCAACGGGGAGCTGAGGTTCGCGGCGGCGGTCGCCGGGGCCGTCGTCCGGGTCGCGGTGGAGAGCTGGGCGGCCGACGAGTCGCCCGCCTCCGGAGCGGCGGGCCCGGCGGCCGGAGCGCTGCGGAACCTGGAGTCCCTGCGGGGGTTCGGGTGGGGGAGCGCGGAGGGGCCCGCAACGCCGGCCGGGGGCGAACGGGCCTCAGGGTCCTCCGCCACCTCGGCCGAGGGTGAGGGGTAG
- a CDS encoding sigma-70 family RNA polymerase sigma factor, with protein MATRAVARRKSATGETADAASSVRARTGEIADRDLVGMYLDEIARTPLLDAAKEVELSQMIEAGVFARQVLDGFEESRATATREELDALIADGERAKDIFICSNLRLVVAVARRYPRSGLPLLDLVQEGNAGLVRAVEKFDYRKGFKFSTYATWWIRQAITRSIADQSRTIRLPVHLVEELGRIRRVQREFNREHGRDPEPTEVATELGSTPERVVDVLDWARDPVSLNMAVDDQGETQFGDLLEDTSAVSPEQSVLTLLRSEELDDLIGRLDPRTASIIKMRYGIDDGRERTLTEVGKEHGLTRERIRQIEKHALLELKKLARDTGFEAAA; from the coding sequence ATGGCAACCCGTGCCGTCGCCCGTCGTAAGTCCGCCACCGGCGAGACGGCCGACGCGGCAAGCAGTGTTCGCGCCCGTACCGGCGAGATCGCCGACCGTGACCTGGTCGGCATGTACCTCGACGAGATCGCGCGTACGCCGCTGCTCGACGCCGCCAAGGAGGTCGAGCTGTCTCAGATGATCGAGGCGGGTGTGTTCGCGCGACAGGTCCTCGACGGGTTCGAGGAGTCGAGGGCCACCGCCACCCGCGAGGAGCTGGACGCCCTGATCGCCGACGGCGAGCGGGCCAAGGACATCTTCATCTGCTCCAACCTCCGGCTGGTCGTCGCGGTCGCACGCCGCTACCCGCGCAGTGGCCTCCCGCTGCTCGACCTCGTCCAGGAGGGCAACGCCGGCCTGGTGCGCGCGGTGGAGAAGTTCGACTACCGCAAGGGCTTCAAGTTCTCCACGTACGCGACCTGGTGGATCCGTCAGGCGATCACCCGCTCGATAGCCGACCAGTCCCGCACCATCCGCCTCCCCGTCCACCTGGTGGAGGAGCTGGGCCGGATCCGGCGTGTGCAGCGCGAGTTCAACCGCGAGCACGGCCGTGACCCGGAGCCCACCGAGGTGGCGACGGAGCTTGGCTCGACGCCCGAGCGTGTCGTCGACGTGCTCGACTGGGCCCGCGACCCGGTCTCGCTGAACATGGCGGTGGACGACCAGGGCGAGACGCAGTTCGGCGACCTCCTGGAGGACACGTCGGCGGTCTCCCCCGAGCAGTCCGTGCTGACACTGCTGCGCAGCGAGGAGCTGGACGACCTCATCGGCCGTCTCGACCCGCGAACGGCGTCCATCATCAAGATGCGGTACGGCATCGACGACGGCCGTGAGCGCACGCTGACCGAGGTCGGCAAGGAGCACGGGCTGACCCGTGAGCGCATCCGGCAGATCGAGAAGCACGCCCTGCTCGAACTGAAGAAGCTGGCCCGCGACACGGGCTTCGAGGCCGCGGCCTGA